In Cupriavidus taiwanensis, the following are encoded in one genomic region:
- a CDS encoding electron transfer flavoprotein subunit beta/FixA family protein has protein sequence MKVLVAVKRVVDYNVKVRVKADGSGVDLANVKMSMNPFDEIAVEEAVRLKEAGVATEVVAVSCGVTQCQETLRTAMAIGADRGILVESNEDLQPLAVAKLLKALIDKEQPQLVILGKQAIDDDSNQTGQMVAALAGLPQATFASKVVVADGKASVTREVDGGLETLSLSLPAVVTTDLRLNEPRYVTLPNIMKAKKKQLDTVKPEDLGVDVKPRLSTLKVVEPPKRSAGVMVPDVATLVQKLKNEAKVI, from the coding sequence ATGAAAGTACTCGTCGCAGTCAAGCGGGTGGTGGATTACAACGTCAAGGTCCGCGTCAAGGCGGACGGCTCGGGCGTGGATCTGGCCAACGTGAAGATGAGCATGAACCCCTTCGACGAAATCGCCGTGGAAGAGGCCGTGCGCCTGAAGGAAGCCGGCGTTGCCACCGAAGTGGTCGCCGTCTCGTGCGGTGTCACGCAGTGCCAGGAAACCCTGCGCACCGCGATGGCCATCGGTGCCGACCGCGGCATCCTGGTGGAATCGAACGAAGACCTGCAACCGCTGGCCGTGGCCAAGCTGCTGAAGGCGCTGATCGACAAGGAACAGCCGCAACTGGTGATCCTGGGCAAGCAGGCCATCGACGACGACTCCAACCAGACCGGCCAGATGGTGGCCGCGCTGGCCGGCCTGCCGCAAGCCACGTTCGCCTCGAAGGTGGTGGTGGCCGATGGCAAGGCATCGGTCACGCGTGAAGTCGATGGCGGCCTGGAAACGCTGTCGCTGAGCCTGCCGGCCGTGGTCACGACCGACCTGCGCCTGAACGAGCCGCGCTACGTCACGCTGCCGAACATCATGAAGGCCAAGAAGAAGCAGCTCGACACCGTCAAGCCGGAAGACCTCGGCGTCGACGTCAAGCCGCGCCTGTCGACCCTGAAGGTGGTCGAGCCGCCCAAGCGCAGCGCGGGTGTGATGGTGCCGGACGTCGCGACGCTGGTGCAGAAGCTGAAGAACGAAGCCAAGGTTATCTGA
- a CDS encoding acyl-CoA dehydrogenase: MTYRAPIKDMLFVMKELAGLEAVSQLPGFEEATPETAEAVLDEAAKFNEQVVAPLNRAGDLEPSSWKDGVVTTTPGFKEAFRQFGEGGWQGVLHPQEFGGQGLPKLIATACNEMLNTANLSFALCPLLTDGAIEALLTAGTDEQKATFLPKLISGEWTGTMNLTEPQAGSDLAAVRTRAEPQGDGTYKLFGTKIFITYGEHDMAQNIVHLVLARTPNAPEGVKGISLFIVPKFLVNADGSTGARNDVHCVSIEHKLGIKASPTAVLQFGDHGGAIGTLVGEENRGLEYMFIMMNSARFSVGMQGIAVSERAYQQAVAYARERVQSRPVDGSAREAVTIIHHPDVKRMLMTMRALTEGARAVAYVAAAASDAAHQHPDEAVRRQSQAFYEFMVPVVKGWSTELSIDVTSLGVQVHGGMGFIEETGAAQHYRDARILPIYEGTTAIQANDLVGRKTVRDGGAVARAICAQIAGTEAALGQHGGAAFTAVQAQLARGRAALEAVVEYVVANAKSDPNAVFAGSVPYLKLCGIVFSGWQFGRAMLAADARRADDPAFHEAKIATAHFFAEHILSQASALRDAVVSGGAPVNALSAEQF; encoded by the coding sequence ATGACCTACCGTGCGCCGATCAAGGACATGCTGTTCGTCATGAAAGAACTGGCCGGCCTCGAGGCCGTCAGCCAGTTGCCTGGCTTTGAGGAAGCGACGCCCGAGACGGCCGAGGCCGTGCTCGACGAGGCGGCCAAGTTCAACGAGCAGGTGGTCGCGCCGCTGAACCGCGCCGGCGACCTGGAGCCGAGCAGCTGGAAGGATGGCGTGGTCACCACCACGCCCGGCTTCAAGGAAGCGTTCCGCCAGTTTGGCGAGGGCGGCTGGCAAGGCGTGCTGCATCCGCAGGAATTCGGCGGCCAGGGCCTGCCCAAGCTGATCGCCACGGCGTGCAACGAGATGCTGAATACCGCGAACCTGTCGTTCGCGTTGTGCCCGCTGCTGACCGACGGCGCCATCGAGGCGCTGCTGACCGCCGGCACGGACGAGCAGAAGGCCACCTTCCTGCCCAAGCTGATCTCGGGCGAGTGGACCGGCACCATGAACCTGACCGAGCCGCAGGCGGGCTCGGACCTGGCCGCGGTGCGCACCCGCGCCGAGCCGCAGGGCGACGGCACTTACAAGTTGTTCGGCACCAAGATCTTCATCACCTACGGTGAGCACGACATGGCGCAGAACATCGTCCATCTCGTGCTGGCGCGCACGCCCAACGCGCCCGAGGGCGTGAAGGGCATCTCGCTGTTCATCGTGCCCAAGTTCCTGGTCAATGCCGATGGCAGCACGGGCGCGCGCAACGACGTGCATTGCGTCTCGATCGAGCACAAGCTGGGCATCAAGGCCAGCCCCACCGCGGTGCTGCAGTTCGGCGACCATGGCGGCGCGATCGGCACGCTGGTCGGCGAAGAGAACCGCGGTCTCGAGTACATGTTCATCATGATGAACTCGGCGCGCTTCTCGGTCGGCATGCAGGGCATCGCGGTGTCCGAGCGCGCCTACCAGCAGGCGGTGGCGTATGCGCGCGAGCGCGTGCAGAGCCGCCCGGTCGACGGCTCGGCGCGCGAGGCGGTGACCATCATCCACCATCCCGACGTCAAGCGCATGCTGATGACCATGCGCGCGCTGACCGAAGGCGCGCGCGCGGTGGCCTACGTCGCCGCGGCCGCCAGCGACGCGGCGCACCAGCATCCCGACGAGGCCGTGCGCAGGCAGAGCCAGGCGTTCTACGAGTTCATGGTCCCGGTGGTGAAGGGCTGGAGCACCGAGCTGTCGATCGATGTCACCAGCCTGGGCGTGCAGGTGCACGGCGGCATGGGCTTTATCGAGGAAACCGGCGCGGCGCAGCACTACCGCGACGCGCGCATCCTGCCGATCTACGAAGGCACCACGGCGATCCAGGCCAACGACCTGGTCGGCCGCAAGACCGTGCGCGACGGCGGTGCCGTGGCGCGCGCGATCTGCGCCCAGATCGCCGGGACCGAGGCCGCGCTGGGGCAGCATGGCGGCGCCGCGTTCACCGCGGTGCAGGCGCAGCTGGCCAGGGGCCGCGCCGCGCTGGAAGCCGTGGTGGAATACGTCGTCGCCAATGCCAAGTCGGACCCGAACGCGGTCTTTGCCGGCAGCGTGCCTTACCTGAAGCTGTGCGGCATCGTGTTCTCCGGCTGGCAGTTCGGCCGCGCCATGCTGGCGGCCGACGCCAGGCGAGCCGACGACCCGGCTTTCCACGAGGCCAAGATCGCGACCGCGCATTTCTTTGCCGAACACATCCTGTCGCAGGCATCGGCCTTGCGCGATGCCGTGGTCAGCGGCGGTGCGCCGGTGAATGCGTTGAGCGCCGAGCAGTTCTGA
- a CDS encoding electron transfer flavoprotein subunit alpha/FixB family protein, which yields MTALVIAEHDNQSIKGATLNTVTAAAQCGGDVHVLVAGSNAKAAADAAAKIAGVTKVLLADAPYFGDGLAENVAEQALALANDYSHILAPATPYGKNILPRVAAKLDVAQISEISKVDAPDTFERPIYAGNAIATVKSEDKIKVITVRGTAFDAAAAEGGSAAVETLPAVADAGVSQFVSREVAKSDRPELTAAKIIVSGGRGVGSGENYTKVLTPLADKLNAALGASRAAVDAGFVPNDYQVGQTGKIVAPQLYIAVGISGAIQHLAGMKDSKVIVAINKDAEAPIFSVADYGLVGDLNTVVPELVAALG from the coding sequence ATGACTGCACTCGTCATTGCTGAACACGACAATCAATCGATCAAGGGCGCCACGCTGAACACCGTGACCGCCGCAGCCCAATGCGGCGGCGACGTGCACGTGCTGGTGGCCGGTTCCAACGCCAAGGCAGCGGCCGATGCCGCCGCCAAGATCGCCGGCGTGACCAAGGTCCTGCTGGCCGACGCCCCGTACTTCGGCGACGGCCTGGCCGAGAACGTGGCCGAGCAGGCGCTGGCACTTGCCAACGACTACTCGCACATCCTGGCCCCGGCCACCCCGTACGGCAAGAACATCCTGCCGCGCGTGGCCGCCAAGCTGGACGTGGCCCAGATCTCGGAAATCTCCAAGGTCGACGCGCCTGACACCTTCGAGCGCCCGATCTACGCCGGCAACGCCATCGCCACGGTCAAGTCGGAAGACAAGATCAAGGTGATCACCGTGCGCGGCACGGCGTTCGATGCCGCCGCCGCCGAAGGCGGCTCGGCCGCCGTCGAGACCCTGCCGGCCGTGGCCGACGCGGGCGTTTCGCAATTCGTTTCGCGCGAAGTGGCCAAGAGCGACCGCCCGGAACTGACCGCCGCCAAGATCATCGTCTCGGGCGGCCGTGGCGTGGGTTCGGGCGAGAACTACACCAAGGTGCTGACGCCGCTGGCCGACAAGCTGAACGCCGCGCTGGGCGCCTCGCGCGCCGCCGTGGACGCCGGCTTCGTGCCGAACGACTACCAGGTCGGCCAGACCGGCAAGATCGTCGCGCCGCAGCTGTATATCGCCGTCGGCATCTCGGGCGCGATCCAGCACCTGGCCGGCATGAAGGACTCCAAGGTAATCGTCGCGATCAACAAGGATGCCGAGGCCCCGATCTTCTCGGTGGCCGACTATGGCCTGGTGGGCGACCTGAACACCGTGGTGCCGGAGCTGGTGGCAGCACTGGGCTGA